Genomic DNA from Corynebacterium kroppenstedtii:
CACCGAGGTCGCTAGCCTTAAGTACTCGTAGCGCGGGGGCCGCGATGAGGGCCGACGCGGCGGTGGCCTCGAGGATGCTCGAGGTGGCCGGAGCCGAGTGCTTGAGGTTGCGAAGTCCCTTAAGGTTCGCCTTAAGCATGGTGGCAACTGTATCGGCGTCGTGTGACCCACGCAACATGGTTCGGATAGGCGGTGGTGAATCGGGGGTAAAACGATGTGGCGCGTGAGCTGTGACTAGAGAGGTAGTGCATGAAAATACCCCCTGAACATGCAGATTCTCACACTATGGAATATCTGCTTGAGGGGGTCACAGCGGGGGTAGTGAAAGGGGCGCAGTTAGTCCCTTCCGAACCGCGCGAGGAAGAGCAATTCCGCGATAGCGAAGTGCTTGATCTCGGAGGGGTCGACTGATTCATTAGCGCTGTGGATCCGCGCTTCGGGTTCCTCGACGCCGAAGAGTGCGAGCTCAGCGTTGGGATTGGCCTTGAGAAGGCCCGCGCAGAGCGGGATCGATCCGCCAGAGGCGTTATACACGACGTCCGTGCGGAAGGCGTCGCTCATGGCTTGGCCAAGAGTGGCGTGAAGTGGTCCCGAGGTATCGGCGCGGAACGGCTCGCCAATTGACTCGCGCTCGATGGTGATGTGGGCGCCCCACGGAACGTGGTCTTCCAGGTGCTTGACGAGTTTGTCTTGAGCCTCAACGGGGTCCATGGTTGAGGGGACGCGCAGGTTCAACATAGCAGCACAGCTCGCCGGCACGGCATTGATGACGTCTTTGGTAGGAACCGCGTCCAGAGCCGTGACCGTGATTGCCGGTTGTGCGACGGTGAGGTCAGTGACGCTGGGGCCGTCGCCTCGTGTGGTGCCCGCGGCCCCATAAAGTTCGACACCATCCAGGACAGACGCGTCCTTACGGAAGTTCTTGGGGTCGGCTTGGTTACCATCCCAGTGACCTGAGGTATCCAAACCATTGACAGTGAGCAACCCATTGTCATCGTGCAGTGTGCCGAGAAGGTGGATCATCGCCAGAAGAGCATCGGGCGCAGCTCCGCCGAATTGCCCCGAGTGAACTGGCCCTTCCAGTGTGTGCAAGGTGACTTTTACTCCTGCACTACCGCGTAACGACGTGCACAGCGCGGGTTCACCAACACGATCGGAACCGGAATCGGCGATCAGGATGTCGTCGGCAGAGAAAAGCTCGGGGCGCTCCTCTAATAGTGCGTCTAATCCGGCACCGCCACGTTCTTCGGACCCTTCAACAACAACGCGGATGCCGAGCTTCGGTGCCTCGGGGTGCAGTTCCTCCCACGCTTTGAGCCCATGAAGAGCGGCGAGGTGCATCACGACATTACCTTTGCAATCCGCAGTGCCGCGCCCGTACCACCGCCCATTGCGTTCGGTGAGCGTCCACGGATCGGAATCCCAGGCGTCGGTATCGGTGGCCGGCTGGACGTCATAATGCGAGTACAGCATGACGGTCGGCATACCCTCGCTGGGTTGGCGCAAGCCAATCACGGCGGTGGAACCGTCGGCAGTTTGGTACTTTTCGACGGGGATGCCGGCGGCTGTAAACGCGTCGACCACCCAGTTAGCGGCGCGGGTTGTTTCCTCCTCGAGGCCGGCGAAGTCGTGGACAGAAGCGCAGCCCACGAGCTCGGTTAACCACGAGCGAACGTCGTCCATCCGTGAGGTGACGTAGCGGGTGGCTTCCTCGGGGGAATAGATGCCCGCCGTATCCGTCGAGTTTGTGTCTTTGCTGTCTGCAGCGTCGTGAGTCATGTTCCCTAGAGTAGCGTCATCGAGTGGAGGGGCAGTGTCGGTGTGGTGCCCACGCGGTATGTAATCACGCGGTATGTGATCACGTGGTATGTAATCACGCGGTTAGCGTCGGTATGAATCGTGGCGCACCATTTCAACCCGTTCAACCAGAAACCTTGCACTCTAAGCCCGAGACTGCTAAACAAGAGTTAGCACTCCGGGACTGTGAGTGCCAGAGATTTACAACAAATGTTCACCGGCTGTGGTGAGAGAAATAGAAGACACATATTTCTCGTGCCGTCGCGGGCGCCGCTGCCGGATCGTGTGTCGTCAACATAAACGGAGGATCGGAAAGCCTCATGGCCAAGATCATTGCTTTCGACGAGGAAGCTCGCCGCGGATTGGAAAAGGGACTCAATACCCTTGCTGATGCAGTCAAGGTGACGTTGGGGCCAAAAGGTCGTAACGTCGTCCTAGAGAAGAAGTGGGGCGCTCCCACGATCACCAATGATGGTGTGACTATCGCCCGCGAAATCGAACTTGAGGATCCGTACGAGAAGATCGGTGCGGAGCTCGTTAAAGAGGTTGCGAAGAAGACCGACGACGTTGCCGGCGACGGTACCACGACAGCAACCGTTCTGGCGCAGTCGCTGGTCCGTGAGGGCCTGCGCAACGTTGCCGCGGGATCTAACCCGATGGGCATCAAGCGTGGTATCCAGGCTGCTACTAAGGCCGTGACCAAGCAGCTGCTGGACTCCGCTAAGGACATCGAAACTGAGGAAGAAATCGCCGCAACTGCTGGCATCTCTGCCGCCGACCAGACCATTGGTGAACTGATCGCCAAGGCCATGTACAAGGTGGGCGACGGAAAACTCAACAAAGACGGCGTTATCACCGTCGAAGAGTCCAACACCTTTGGCGTTGACCTCGAAGTCACCGAAGGCATGCGCTTCGACAAGGGCTACATTTCCGGTTACTTCGCCACCGACATGGAGCGCCAGGAAGCCGTTCTTGAGGATCCGTACATTCTGCTCGTGTCCTCCAAGATCGGTAATGTGAAGGACCTTCTCCCGCTGCTTGAAAAGGTCATGCAGTCCGGGAAGCCGTTGCTGATCGTCGCTGAGGACGTTGAGGGCGAGGCTCTGTCCACCCTGGTTGTTAACAAGATTCGTGGAACCTTCAAGTCGGTTGCTGTTAAGGCTCCGGGCTTCGGTGACCGTCGGAAGGCTCAGCTGCAGGACATCGCGATTCTGACCGGTGGCCAGGTTATTTCCGAAGAAGTTGGGCTCACCCTGGAGAACGCAGACCTCCCGATGCTGGGGCGTGCCCGCAAGGTCGTCGTCACGAAGGACGAGACCACCATCGTTGAGGGCGCTGGCTCCTCCGACCAAATTGAAGGCCGCGTCAAGCAGATCCGTGCAGAGATCGAGAACTCTGACTCGGACTACGACCGCGAAAAGCTTCAGGAGCGCTTGGCCAAGCTGGCTGGTGGCGTCGCTGTCCTGAAGGTGGGTGCCGCAACCGAGGTTGAGTTGAAGGAGCGTAAGCACCGCATTGAGGACGCCGTGCGTAACGCTAAGGCCGCTGCTGAGGAAGGCATCGTTGCTGGTGGTGGATCCGCACTGCTGCAGGCATCCTCCGTGTTGGATGATGACCTCGGATTCTCTGGCGACGAAGCCATCGGTGTTCGCATCCTCCGTGCCGCCCTGGAGGCTCCGTTGAAGCAGATCGCTATCAACGCTGGCTTCGAGCCCGGCGTCGTGGCCGACAAGGTTGCTAACCTCGACGAAGGCTTCGGTTTGAATGCAGCCACGGGCGAATACGTCAACCTGATGGATGCAGGCATTAACGATCCGGTGAAGGTGACACGTTCCGCACTGCAGAACGCATCCTCCATCGCCTCCCTGTTCTTGACCACGGAGGCCGTCGTCGCGGACAAGCCCGAGCCTGCTGCGCCAGCTGCACCGGGTGCCGATGAGATGGCCGGCATGGGTGGATTCTAATTAGAACCACCTAAAGGCCGAGTTATTGGCCCGCTAGTCTTCTGACCGTGTGGTCAATGACCCTAAGGTCGGTTAAACACTGACAGACTGTTCCGAACTCGGAACAGTCTGTTTCGTTTTTCGTATCGTCCTCGTGTCACCGTGAGGATTCGTGAGGATCACGGTGGTGTGGGGGAGATAACCCCCATATAAACCCCCCGACCTGCTTAGTTGATGTCCGGTTGAACGCCCGTTCGTCATAGACTTTGGATATGGCTGATGAAGACGATCGGAAAAAGGACACCACTAGCGCTGAGGACGGTGCTAAGGAGGGAAAAACCTCAAACGATGAGGAGTTCCACGTCGTCGACCTTGCCGATACCGAAGGCTATATCGTCGATGACTCCGATGAAGATGACCCCGTACTTATTACCCCCGATGGGCATCGTGTAGATACATGGCGTGAAAATTACCCCTACGACGAACGCATGACTCGTAAGGAATACGAGCATATTAAGCGTGCCCTCCAGATCGAGTTGCTGAAATGGCAGAACTGGACGAAGGATACGGGGCAGAAGCACATCATTCTCTTCGAAGGGCGTGACGCCGCAGGTAAGGGTGGCACGATCAAGCGATTCAATGAGCACCTAAATCCTCGTGGTGCGCGTACCGTCGCTTTGGAAAAGCCATCGCCACGTGAATCGACGTCATGGTATTTCCAGCGCTACATCGAGCACTATCCCGCAGCCGGCGAGATCGTGTTCTTCGACCGCTCGTGGTACAACAGGTCCGGCGTCGAGCGCGTGATGGGATTTTGTACAGAATCGCAGCATGCGGAGTTCCTGCGCGAGGTTCCCATGCTGGAAAACATGATTATGGGATCCGGAATTAGCTTGACCAAGCTGTGGTTCTCGGTCACACAGAAAGAACAGCGCACGCGCTTCGCTATCCGCCAGGTGGACCCCGTGCGGCAATGGAAGCTATCACCAATGGACTTAGCATCCCTGGATAAGTGGGATGACTATACGCGGGCTAAGGAAGAACAGTTCCGCTATACAGACACGAATGAGTCGCCGTGGATCACGATTAAATCCAATGACAAGAAGCGCGCACGTATTAACGCTATGCGCTATTTGCTCTCCAAGTTTGAATACACTGATAAAGACTACGACATTGTCGGGCAGCCCGATCCGAAAATTGTCAAGCGCGGCCGCGACCAAATCGGTGACTAGTCCCGGTGATTAGTTCCCCCTGACCCAGCGACCGATCGTTGCCATGAGCTTCCGCCATTTGGCGCGGAAGCTCATTTTTCGTTGCGACGACGAGCTCTGCGCCATCGGCACAACCGCAGTAGTGGCACTCTCCCGCGGGGGCGTTGCGGTAGTGGCGTCCGACGTATCAGGCGTCGACGCGTCGTCGGCTCTTTGGTTGGAGTTCTGAGACTGATGTTCAGAGGTCAACTGTGCGTCCTCATGATGGGCCTGATCCTCAGGTGACATGCGCTTCCCTGAGGATGCCGGCTGATCAGAGGCCTCAGGCTGATGGGGGAGTGTACTGACAACATGAATGGAAGGCATTAGCGCTCGGGGTACGCGCCGGGCAAGATAGGTGCGCGCCGATTTTTCCGTCAGGCTTCTGCTCTGGACGTACCCCAGCAGTTTCGGCCCCTGCGTTGATGTCGTTAACGCCGCCGTGGTGCCGTCGGCACCTGGAAGGTCATGGAGAACAGCATCGACATGAATGAGATCCACGCGATGCCCACTGATGCGCGTTTGTTCGTCGATATGCCTCACAAAGTGCAGCCCATCGTCGCCGACGGTGACGAGGTCGCCAGTCCTGTACGCGCGGTTCCACCCGAATTGGGACACGGGCGCGAAGGTCTCCGCATCATGAATGAGATCGAAGTAGTGGGCCAGGCCAACACCGCTGATCACAAGTTCGCCGGCCCGCCCCGGCTCGACTGGGTGTCCCACTTCATCGATGACGGTTGCTTCCCATCCAGCGAGCGGCTGCCCCATTAGCGATAGGGGAGTTTCCGGGGTTATTTTGGCTGCCGACGTGACCCCGGTCGCTTCAGTGCGGTACGTATTCCACACCTCACGTCCGGCCATGACGCGCGTGATGTCGGCAGGGCAGGGCTCGCCACCCAAGATGAGGAGCCGTAACGCGGCGGGGTCGGTGTGCCAGGACAGCACGTCGCTGGGCGTCGTTGAAATGACAGAGATGCTACGGTCTGCGATCCAGTGATCAATGGCCGTGGGGCCAGGAGCCTCGTGTGTGGCATCATTCGTGTAAGGTACCAGACACGCGCCGGTGGACCAGGCCAGCCACATTTCTTCGACGCTGCGTGGATCTGTGTGTGGTGCTATCGCGCCGATCCGGTCGCCCTCGCTAATGGGATCGTCGGGAACAAATAGGCGGGTCTCTGCGCTGATCCCCGCGGTGGCACAACGATGGGGAAGCACCAATGATCGGCGGCCGAAGAACACAGCGGCGGCGTCTGAAGGGGAGGGCTTGTGCGCCTGACGTGTTGCGGGCCGCAGAGATTGAACGCCCGACTCTGTGACAGCGGCGGTGAGTCGAAGCCCAGCGCTCACCTCGGCGAGGGAATATCCAGAGGCCGGTTCGGGTGACCGAGGAATGGCACGTGGGCGTGATGTCAAAGCCGAATAAGGGACTGTTCCACCGCGCATGTGGGATGATGAGTGTCGGCCATT
This window encodes:
- a CDS encoding dipeptidase, which encodes MTHDAADSKDTNSTDTAGIYSPEEATRYVTSRMDDVRSWLTELVGCASVHDFAGLEEETTRAANWVVDAFTAAGIPVEKYQTADGSTAVIGLRQPSEGMPTVMLYSHYDVQPATDTDAWDSDPWTLTERNGRWYGRGTADCKGNVVMHLAALHGLKAWEELHPEAPKLGIRVVVEGSEERGGAGLDALLEERPELFSADDILIADSGSDRVGEPALCTSLRGSAGVKVTLHTLEGPVHSGQFGGAAPDALLAMIHLLGTLHDDNGLLTVNGLDTSGHWDGNQADPKNFRKDASVLDGVELYGAAGTTRGDGPSVTDLTVAQPAITVTALDAVPTKDVINAVPASCAAMLNLRVPSTMDPVEAQDKLVKHLEDHVPWGAHITIERESIGEPFRADTSGPLHATLGQAMSDAFRTDVVYNASGGSIPLCAGLLKANPNAELALFGVEEPEARIHSANESVDPSEIKHFAIAELLFLARFGRD
- the groL gene encoding chaperonin GroEL (60 kDa chaperone family; promotes refolding of misfolded polypeptides especially under stressful conditions; forms two stacked rings of heptamers to form a barrel-shaped 14mer; ends can be capped by GroES; misfolded proteins enter the barrel where they are refolded when GroES binds), giving the protein MAKIIAFDEEARRGLEKGLNTLADAVKVTLGPKGRNVVLEKKWGAPTITNDGVTIAREIELEDPYEKIGAELVKEVAKKTDDVAGDGTTTATVLAQSLVREGLRNVAAGSNPMGIKRGIQAATKAVTKQLLDSAKDIETEEEIAATAGISAADQTIGELIAKAMYKVGDGKLNKDGVITVEESNTFGVDLEVTEGMRFDKGYISGYFATDMERQEAVLEDPYILLVSSKIGNVKDLLPLLEKVMQSGKPLLIVAEDVEGEALSTLVVNKIRGTFKSVAVKAPGFGDRRKAQLQDIAILTGGQVISEEVGLTLENADLPMLGRARKVVVTKDETTIVEGAGSSDQIEGRVKQIRAEIENSDSDYDREKLQERLAKLAGGVAVLKVGAATEVELKERKHRIEDAVRNAKAAAEEGIVAGGGSALLQASSVLDDDLGFSGDEAIGVRILRAALEAPLKQIAINAGFEPGVVADKVANLDEGFGLNAATGEYVNLMDAGINDPVKVTRSALQNASSIASLFLTTEAVVADKPEPAAPAAPGADEMAGMGGF
- the ppk2 gene encoding polyphosphate kinase 2, which codes for MADEDDRKKDTTSAEDGAKEGKTSNDEEFHVVDLADTEGYIVDDSDEDDPVLITPDGHRVDTWRENYPYDERMTRKEYEHIKRALQIELLKWQNWTKDTGQKHIILFEGRDAAGKGGTIKRFNEHLNPRGARTVALEKPSPRESTSWYFQRYIEHYPAAGEIVFFDRSWYNRSGVERVMGFCTESQHAEFLREVPMLENMIMGSGISLTKLWFSVTQKEQRTRFAIRQVDPVRQWKLSPMDLASLDKWDDYTRAKEEQFRYTDTNESPWITIKSNDKKRARINAMRYLLSKFEYTDKDYDIVGQPDPKIVKRGRDQIGD
- a CDS encoding AMP-binding protein, translating into MNSRRVLGDHSLASQPHTLTRIFADQADATPDALAIDTGNQAITYSDLTQRYREIADELRADAGRGDRVGIAIADPIDYYAALLATMSIGAAYVPVSTTSLNRRQGKDQGSTTPSAEDAAHDSPSSRDPIIRRSAAEDNGRHSSSHMRGGTVPYSALTSRPRAIPRSPEPASGYSLAEVSAGLRLTAAVTESGVQSLRPATRQAHKPSPSDAAAVFFGRRSLVLPHRCATAGISAETRLFVPDDPISEGDRIGAIAPHTDPRSVEEMWLAWSTGACLVPYTNDATHEAPGPTAIDHWIADRSISVISTTPSDVLSWHTDPAALRLLILGGEPCPADITRVMAGREVWNTYRTEATGVTSAAKITPETPLSLMGQPLAGWEATVIDEVGHPVEPGRAGELVISGVGLAHYFDLIHDAETFAPVSQFGWNRAYRTGDLVTVGDDGLHFVRHIDEQTRISGHRVDLIHVDAVLHDLPGADGTTAALTTSTQGPKLLGYVQSRSLTEKSARTYLARRVPRALMPSIHVVSTLPHQPEASDQPASSGKRMSPEDQAHHEDAQLTSEHQSQNSNQRADDASTPDTSDATTATPPRESATTAVVPMAQSSSSQRKMSFRAKWRKLMATIGRWVRGN